A section of the Carya illinoinensis cultivar Pawnee chromosome 12, C.illinoinensisPawnee_v1, whole genome shotgun sequence genome encodes:
- the LOC122289837 gene encoding uncharacterized protein LOC122289837 isoform X2, whose product MMSGGRSEVRLWLCNTIAGIRSITSHHQCELFASLLRSKPWKRALASQLLQMIFEKRPQKAGLILAKKSYILKKFFRGNPRRILQWFSNFAAGGGLDHGKGAKALSQFAFVNRDICWEELEWKGKHGQSPAMVATKPHYFLDLDVQQTVENFLVNVPEFWSSNEFAESLKDGEILFIDRQFFVEYFVDLMYEEDSRDVWEVINEFLFEESFSSLCHHLLIILEERDLHSFLELLCKLLDTRMEPKDFGNSSYLFEVIISKCGDCGSIDQMMLLNAIITQGRQLRRFLHEEGGLEEHSKIKDIMSRIHTIQSNANSLVPIFMQCFKKRTIKAIKWLGLQAWVLYYILSEECHTLDSWELLFRDNNIGFRRSNQYRLLDHDELLEESGSDSGHKASIRVKHRRKEKRRKRRKSFGGDDSHDNELPDFDTTNTRGLQANAESWLLSIDGYSVSWSSVDLPEHLSKHCLSTWMKWVFAKWE is encoded by the exons ATGATGTCCGGAGGTCGATCAGAGGTTCGATTATGGCTTTGTAACACTATAGCAGGCATACGTTCTATCACTTCCCACCACCAGTGTGAGCTATTTGCGAGCTTACTGAGATCTAAGCCATGGAAGCGGGCCTTGGCATCCCAACTCCTACAAATGATATTTGAGAAAAGGCCTCAGAAAGCGGGGCTCATCTTAGCCAAGAAAAGCTACATTCTCAAGAAATTCTTTCGAG GAAATCCGAGGCGTATATTGCAATGGTTTTCTAATTTTGCCGCTGGTGGTGGACTGGATCACGGAAAAGGTGCCAAGGCGTTATCCCAATTTGCTTTTGTAAATCGGGATATCTGTTGGGAGGAACTTGAATGGAAGGGAAAACATGGTCAGTCACCTGCAATGGTTGCTACAAAGCCCCATTACTTTCTAGACTTGGACGTCCAACAAACTGTCGAGAATTTCCTTGTCAATGTGCCTGAATTTTGGTCATCCAATGAGTTTGCTGAGTCTCTAAAAGATGGTGAGATTTTGTTCATTGATAGACAATTCTTTGTAGaatattttgttgatttgaTGTATGAAGAAGATTCAAGAGATGTATGGGAAGTCATAAATGAGTTCCTATTTGAAGAGTCTTTCTCTTCGTTGTGCCACCACCTTCTTATTATTCTTGAAGAGAGGGACTTGCATAGTTTTTTGGAATTGCTTTGTAAGCTTCTCGACACGAGAATGGAACCTAAGGATTTTGGAAATTCATCTTACTTGTTTGAGGTTATAATTTCAAAGTGCGGTGATTGCGGATCTATTGATCAGATGATGTTGTTAAATGCGATTATTACACAAGGGCGCCAGCTTCGACGGTTTCTACATGAGGAAGGGGGCCTGGAGGAacattcaaaaataaaagacattatGTCACGGATTCACACAATACAAAGCAATGCCAATAGTTTGGTGCCTATTTTCATGCAGTGCTTCAAAAAAAGGACCATTAAAGCGATAAAATGGCTGGGTCTTCAGGCTTGGGttctttattatatattgtctGAGGAGTGCCATACTCTTGATTCCTGGGAACTGTTATTTAGagataataacataggttttcgcAGATCAAATCAATATAGATTGCTAGATCATGATGAACTGTTAGAAGAAAGTGGTTCTGATTCTGGTCATAAAGCATCAATCAGAGTGAAGCACaggaggaaagaaaaaagaagaaagagaagaaaaagcttCGGTGGTGATGACAGCCATGACAATGAGTTGCCAGATTTTGATACTACCAATACGAGGGGTTTGCAAGCTAATGCTGAAAGTTGGTTGCTCTCTATCGATGGATATTCTGTGTCTTGGAGCAGT GTGGACTTGCCAGAACATCTTTCTAAGCATTGTTTGTCTACATGGATGAAATGGGTTTTTGCAAAGTGGGAATGA
- the LOC122289837 gene encoding uncharacterized protein LOC122289837 isoform X1, whose amino-acid sequence MIYMFLSEPIWDENGNDASSSVRISLLNELESVIWSLMMSGGRSEVRLWLCNTIAGIRSITSHHQCELFASLLRSKPWKRALASQLLQMIFEKRPQKAGLILAKKSYILKKFFRGNPRRILQWFSNFAAGGGLDHGKGAKALSQFAFVNRDICWEELEWKGKHGQSPAMVATKPHYFLDLDVQQTVENFLVNVPEFWSSNEFAESLKDGEILFIDRQFFVEYFVDLMYEEDSRDVWEVINEFLFEESFSSLCHHLLIILEERDLHSFLELLCKLLDTRMEPKDFGNSSYLFEVIISKCGDCGSIDQMMLLNAIITQGRQLRRFLHEEGGLEEHSKIKDIMSRIHTIQSNANSLVPIFMQCFKKRTIKAIKWLGLQAWVLYYILSEECHTLDSWELLFRDNNIGFRRSNQYRLLDHDELLEESGSDSGHKASIRVKHRRKEKRRKRRKSFGGDDSHDNELPDFDTTNTRGLQANAESWLLSIDGYSVSWSSVDLPEHLSKHCLSTWMKWVFAKWE is encoded by the exons aTGATTTATATGTTTTTGTCAGAGCCCATATGGGATGAGAATGGAAATGATGCCTCTTCCAGTGTTAGAATATCTCTCTTGAATGAATTGGAATCGGTTATTTGGTCACTGATGATGTCCGGAGGTCGATCAGAGGTTCGATTATGGCTTTGTAACACTATAGCAGGCATACGTTCTATCACTTCCCACCACCAGTGTGAGCTATTTGCGAGCTTACTGAGATCTAAGCCATGGAAGCGGGCCTTGGCATCCCAACTCCTACAAATGATATTTGAGAAAAGGCCTCAGAAAGCGGGGCTCATCTTAGCCAAGAAAAGCTACATTCTCAAGAAATTCTTTCGAG GAAATCCGAGGCGTATATTGCAATGGTTTTCTAATTTTGCCGCTGGTGGTGGACTGGATCACGGAAAAGGTGCCAAGGCGTTATCCCAATTTGCTTTTGTAAATCGGGATATCTGTTGGGAGGAACTTGAATGGAAGGGAAAACATGGTCAGTCACCTGCAATGGTTGCTACAAAGCCCCATTACTTTCTAGACTTGGACGTCCAACAAACTGTCGAGAATTTCCTTGTCAATGTGCCTGAATTTTGGTCATCCAATGAGTTTGCTGAGTCTCTAAAAGATGGTGAGATTTTGTTCATTGATAGACAATTCTTTGTAGaatattttgttgatttgaTGTATGAAGAAGATTCAAGAGATGTATGGGAAGTCATAAATGAGTTCCTATTTGAAGAGTCTTTCTCTTCGTTGTGCCACCACCTTCTTATTATTCTTGAAGAGAGGGACTTGCATAGTTTTTTGGAATTGCTTTGTAAGCTTCTCGACACGAGAATGGAACCTAAGGATTTTGGAAATTCATCTTACTTGTTTGAGGTTATAATTTCAAAGTGCGGTGATTGCGGATCTATTGATCAGATGATGTTGTTAAATGCGATTATTACACAAGGGCGCCAGCTTCGACGGTTTCTACATGAGGAAGGGGGCCTGGAGGAacattcaaaaataaaagacattatGTCACGGATTCACACAATACAAAGCAATGCCAATAGTTTGGTGCCTATTTTCATGCAGTGCTTCAAAAAAAGGACCATTAAAGCGATAAAATGGCTGGGTCTTCAGGCTTGGGttctttattatatattgtctGAGGAGTGCCATACTCTTGATTCCTGGGAACTGTTATTTAGagataataacataggttttcgcAGATCAAATCAATATAGATTGCTAGATCATGATGAACTGTTAGAAGAAAGTGGTTCTGATTCTGGTCATAAAGCATCAATCAGAGTGAAGCACaggaggaaagaaaaaagaagaaagagaagaaaaagcttCGGTGGTGATGACAGCCATGACAATGAGTTGCCAGATTTTGATACTACCAATACGAGGGGTTTGCAAGCTAATGCTGAAAGTTGGTTGCTCTCTATCGATGGATATTCTGTGTCTTGGAGCAGT GTGGACTTGCCAGAACATCTTTCTAAGCATTGTTTGTCTACATGGATGAAATGGGTTTTTGCAAAGTGGGAATGA